A genomic stretch from Schistosoma haematobium chromosome 2, whole genome shotgun sequence includes:
- the RNFT2_1 gene encoding RING finger and transmembrane domain-containing protein 2, variant 2 (EggNog:ENOG4113P1Z~COG:O): protein MLTGLELCLFNTVVGFFDLSYRKICIPLSVVSLSHLCLVQYSLWNRGFYNVFLLQPSSSVSSLPLNLWYIFISDCSLKLLSIFIKSVSLLCLSETLDCYSMGSLLCFLEYIFSFLRHIPPGILWIYFLVELNWKRQGILAGRIFVCLLYCILKVCIILSLCKEFMKFSRSMICTKPYTVEMQAPSNEVCNMCLESYTHVGILSCNHKFCAKCTTRWFNTFTKCPSCNPECGENSRWRDGSMDLFVQFY from the exons ATGCTAACTGGGCTGGAGCTTTGCTTATTTAATACTGTTGTAGGTTTTTTCGATCTCTCATACCGGAAGATTTGCATTCCCTTATCCGTCGTTTCACTCTCACATCTATGTTTAGTTCAATACTCTTTATGGAACCGGGGTTTTTATAATGT TTTCCTATTGCAGCCTTCTAGTTCTGTATCAAGTCTACCACTGAATTTGTGGTATATTTTCATCTCCGATTGCTCTTTAAAACTGTTATCGATATTTATTAAAAGCGTATCCTTGTTGTGCCTGTCTGAAACACTTGATTGCTACTCTATG GGTTCATTACTCTGTTTTTTGGAATATATATTCTCATTCCTAAGACACATACCACCTGGAATTCTGTGGATATATTTCCTGGTAGAATTAAATTGGAAACGACAGGGCATCTTAGCTGGGAGAATATTTGTATGCTTATTATACTGTATTTTAAAA GTTTGTATTATACTTTCATTATGTAAAGAGTTTATGAAATTTTCACGTTCGATGATATGTACAAAA CCATATACAGTTGAAATGCAGGCGCCATCAAATGAAGTTTGTAATATGTGCCTTGAATCTTATACTCATGTTGGCATTTTGTCTTGTAAT CATAaattttgtgctaaatgcacaacACGTTGGTTTAATACATTCACTAAATGCCCGTCATGTAATCCAGAATGTGGTGAAAATTCAAGATGGCGGGATGGATCGATGGATTTATTTGTTCAATTTTATTAA
- the RNFT2_1 gene encoding RING finger and transmembrane domain-containing protein 2 (EggNog:ENOG4113P1Z~COG:O): MGSLLCFLEYIFSFLRHIPPGILWIYFLVELNWKRQGILAGRIFVCLLYCILKVCIILSLCKEFMKFSRSMICTKPYTVEMQAPSNEVCNMCLESYTHVGILSCNHKFCAKCTTRWFNTFTKCPSCNPECGENSRWRDGSMDLFVQFY; the protein is encoded by the exons ATG GGTTCATTACTCTGTTTTTTGGAATATATATTCTCATTCCTAAGACACATACCACCTGGAATTCTGTGGATATATTTCCTGGTAGAATTAAATTGGAAACGACAGGGCATCTTAGCTGGGAGAATATTTGTATGCTTATTATACTGTATTTTAAAA GTTTGTATTATACTTTCATTATGTAAAGAGTTTATGAAATTTTCACGTTCGATGATATGTACAAAA CCATATACAGTTGAAATGCAGGCGCCATCAAATGAAGTTTGTAATATGTGCCTTGAATCTTATACTCATGTTGGCATTTTGTCTTGTAAT CATAaattttgtgctaaatgcacaacACGTTGGTTTAATACATTCACTAAATGCCCGTCATGTAATCCAGAATGTGGTGAAAATTCAAGATGGCGGGATGGATCGATGGATTTATTTGTTCAATTTTATTAA